The sequence below is a genomic window from Kitasatospora kifunensis.
GCTGCTCAACGGCCTCTCGCCAACGTCGAAGTGATGCTCAGTCAGTTGGCGTGAGGCGCCCGTCCCGCGCCGGGCGGACCGGCGAAGGCCTGCGCGATCGGGAGCCAGGCCGTCGCCACCGGCCCGGTGGCCCGCAGTGCCAGGTCGTCCGGGTGCCGCCGCTGGGTGACCAGCAGGCAGAAGTCCAGCGCCGGACCGGCGATCCGGTCCGCCGCCTGCGCCGGACCCCAGGACCACTCCTCCCCGCCAGGGCCGGTCAACTCCACCCGCACCGGCTCGGTCGGCACCGCCAACCCGTGTGCGGAGAAGGCGAATCCCAGCGTGCGGACGCCCAGGTGCGCGATGTGCCGCAGACGTGCGGTGGGCTTGCGCTCGACGCCGAGCGCCGCGGCCACGTCGTCACCGTGCGCCCAGGTCTCCATGATCCGCGCGGTGGCCATCG
It includes:
- a CDS encoding TIGR03084 family metal-binding protein: MTDAAALLADLRSEGEELDALVAQLPEDQWSAPTPAPGWTIAHQIGHLAWTDEWTLRSVRDPAGFHSAATELLASTTEFSQVVDHGAATGAALPPDELLTRWRLGRGEVLAGLAEAPPAGSLPWFGPPMKAVSMATARIMETWAHGDDVAAALGVERKPTARLRHIAHLGVRTLGFAFSAHGLAVPTEPVRVELTGPGGEEWSWGPAQAADRIAGPALDFCLLVTQRRHPDDLALRATGPVATAWLPIAQAFAGPPGAGRAPHAN